A stretch of Kaistella flava (ex Peng et al. 2021) DNA encodes these proteins:
- a CDS encoding type B 50S ribosomal protein L31, producing the protein MKNGIHPENYRLVVFKDMSNDEMFLCKSTADTKDTIEFEGSTYPLIKMEISSTSHPFYTGKVKLVDTAGRVDKFMNKYKKFAK; encoded by the coding sequence ATGAAAAACGGAATCCACCCAGAAAATTATAGACTTGTTGTTTTCAAAGATATGAGTAACGACGAGATGTTTCTTTGCAAATCTACTGCAGATACCAAAGACACTATTGAATTCGAAGGATCAACTTATCCATTAATCAAAATGGAAATCTCTTCAACTTCTCACCCTTTCTATACCGGAAAAGTGAAATTAGTTGATACTGCAGGTAGAGTTGACAAATTCATGAACAAGTACAAAAAATTCGCAAAGTAA
- a CDS encoding 3-phosphoshikimate 1-carboxyvinyltransferase — MRLEKSTLKDNETINISGSKSISNRLLILSALFENLTIENLSNSQDTQLLQKALESEGEIIDIHHAGTAMRFLTSYLSIQEGRTTVLTGSDRMKQRPIQYLVDALRNLGADISYLEKEGFPPLKIVGKKLEKRAVSIPADISSQFISSLMLIGSKLENGLEINLVGKITSRPYLEMTLKVLRNVGIANQWEDQIITIFPNIQSDKSSQITKCITESDWSSASYFYSLAAIGRKSINLKSFRPHSLQGDSVIKEIYWDFFGVNTISQGSESKISLMPESTFVFPELISLDMNDCPDIAQTLCVTATALKTPFEITGLSTLKVKETDRLVALKNELFKIGCISEITEESIYSTKFFEPNEITSIETYDDHRMAMSFAPFCLIKALTIENKNVVEKSYPQFWEDFDIVTKTIL, encoded by the coding sequence ATGAGGCTGGAAAAATCAACCTTAAAAGACAATGAAACCATTAATATAAGCGGTTCGAAAAGTATTTCGAATCGTCTTTTGATTTTGAGCGCTCTGTTTGAAAACCTGACGATTGAGAATCTTTCGAACTCTCAGGATACGCAACTTTTACAAAAAGCTTTGGAAAGCGAGGGCGAAATTATCGACATTCATCACGCCGGAACTGCGATGCGATTTCTGACTTCTTATCTTTCGATTCAAGAAGGGAGAACGACGGTTTTAACAGGTTCTGATCGCATGAAACAACGTCCAATTCAGTATTTAGTTGATGCTTTGCGAAATTTAGGCGCTGACATTTCTTATCTGGAAAAAGAAGGTTTTCCACCTTTAAAAATCGTTGGTAAGAAACTGGAAAAAAGGGCAGTCTCGATTCCGGCGGATATTTCGAGTCAGTTTATTTCTTCTTTAATGTTGATTGGATCGAAATTAGAAAACGGTTTAGAGATTAATTTGGTAGGAAAAATAACCTCACGACCTTATTTAGAAATGACTTTGAAAGTCCTGAGAAATGTAGGAATTGCCAATCAATGGGAAGATCAAATTATCACGATTTTTCCGAATATTCAAAGTGATAAAAGTTCGCAAATCACGAAATGCATTACGGAAAGTGACTGGAGCTCTGCGTCCTATTTTTATTCTTTGGCAGCGATTGGAAGAAAATCGATTAACCTTAAAAGTTTCCGTCCGCACTCGCTACAAGGCGATTCTGTAATCAAAGAAATCTATTGGGATTTCTTCGGCGTGAATACAATTTCGCAAGGTTCGGAAAGTAAAATTTCATTAATGCCAGAAAGCACTTTCGTTTTTCCAGAACTTATTTCATTGGATATGAATGATTGTCCGGATATTGCGCAAACGCTTTGTGTAACGGCAACGGCTTTAAAAACCCCATTTGAGATTACAGGATTATCGACTTTAAAAGTAAAAGAAACCGATCGTTTGGTTGCGTTGAAAAATGAACTTTTTAAAATCGGCTGTATTTCTGAAATCACGGAGGAATCTATATATTCGACAAAATTCTTCGAGCCGAATGAAATCACTTCTATCGAAACGTACGACGATCACCGAATGGCAATGAGTTTCGCCCCATTTTGCTTGATTAAAGCTTTAACGATTGAAAATAAAAACGTGGTAGAAAAATCCTATCCGCAGTTTTGGGAAGATTTTGACATTGTTACAAAAACTATTCTTTAA
- a CDS encoding GlmU family protein, with amino-acid sequence MQLVFSDAQFWEDFLPLTFTRPVAEMRCGILTFSERWQKLLGSSEVSYLTEDYLQEKFKKYELKESLFIVPNFLPSENLLNQIKDLQLGEALVYKDELIAVRINMDDFSLNQISKMTDIEEEVLFFNQPTDLFSYNDKAIEFDFDLLTKGRTSMPLSPTNGLLGDEKDLFIEEGAEVEFSTLNTKTGKIYIGKNAEVMEGCNLRGPIALCNDSKFNLGAKIYGATTIGPHCKVGGEVNNIVIFGYTNKGHDGFIGNSVIGEWCNLGADTNSSNLKNNYAIVKLWNYKTKKFVNTGLQFAGLIMGDHSKAAINTQFNTGTVVGVAANIFKSGFPPNLIDSFSWGGMKGDEKFKLEKAYEVAELAMGRRKVPFTEIDQKILKTIYENY; translated from the coding sequence ATGCAACTTGTATTTTCAGATGCCCAGTTTTGGGAAGATTTTTTACCACTTACTTTTACAAGGCCTGTCGCAGAAATGCGTTGCGGAATTTTGACCTTTTCAGAAAGATGGCAAAAGTTGTTGGGCTCTTCCGAGGTTTCGTATCTCACCGAAGATTATCTACAGGAGAAATTTAAAAAATACGAACTCAAAGAAAGTCTTTTCATTGTTCCTAATTTTTTGCCAAGCGAAAATCTTTTAAATCAAATTAAAGATTTGCAATTAGGTGAAGCTTTGGTTTACAAAGACGAATTAATCGCAGTTCGAATTAATATGGATGATTTTTCTTTAAATCAGATTAGTAAAATGACTGATATTGAAGAAGAAGTTTTGTTCTTTAATCAGCCAACTGATCTGTTTTCATATAATGATAAGGCGATTGAATTCGATTTTGACTTGCTTACCAAAGGAAGAACTTCAATGCCGCTTTCACCAACTAATGGACTTTTAGGAGACGAAAAAGATTTATTTATCGAAGAAGGAGCAGAGGTGGAGTTCTCTACTTTAAATACCAAAACCGGAAAAATCTATATCGGCAAAAATGCAGAAGTGATGGAAGGTTGTAATCTTCGCGGTCCAATTGCGCTTTGTAATGATTCTAAATTTAATTTAGGAGCGAAAATTTACGGTGCAACCACAATTGGTCCTCATTGTAAAGTCGGTGGTGAAGTGAATAATATCGTGATTTTTGGATATACCAATAAAGGTCATGACGGATTCATCGGGAATTCAGTTATTGGAGAATGGTGTAATCTCGGTGCAGATACCAATTCTTCAAACCTTAAAAATAATTACGCCATCGTCAAATTGTGGAATTATAAAACGAAAAAATTCGTGAATACAGGATTGCAATTTGCTGGTTTAATAATGGGTGATCATTCCAAAGCAGCCATCAACACTCAGTTTAATACAGGAACAGTTGTTGGTGTTGCCGCCAATATTTTCAAAAGCGGATTTCCACCCAATTTAATCGATAGTTTTTCTTGGGGAGGAATGAAAGGCGACGAAAAATTCAAATTAGAAAAAGCTTACGAAGTTGCCGAATTGGCAATGGGAAGAAGAAAGGTCCCTTTTACGGAAATCGATCAAAAGATTCTGAAAACGATTTATGAAAATTATTAA
- a CDS encoding Mrp/NBP35 family ATP-binding protein: MLTKDKVQAFLKEIEVDDLVHNFQVMGNDVYIDMTAHSPAMHEKKKLEAAMKQAFASEFGEEIVLKLKIASPEPSEIQQSQIKGKQIKGIQNIIAIASGKGGVGKSTVAANIAVTLAKMGFKVGILDADIYGPSVPTMFDTEGAKPISVEIDGKSLMKPVENYGVKMLSIGYFSGANQAVVWRGPMASKALNQMIRDAAWGELDFLLIDLPPGTGDIHLSIIQEVPVTGAVIVSTPQHVALADVKKGIAMFQMESINIPVLGLIENMAYFTPEELPDNKYYIFGNQGAQYLAEDLGIPVLGEIPLIQSIREAGDVGRPAALQEGSLIADIYMKTTQNMIESLVERNKNLPATEAVKITTMAGCSPKK, from the coding sequence ATGTTGACAAAAGATAAAGTTCAGGCATTTCTGAAAGAAATAGAAGTAGATGATTTAGTTCATAATTTCCAGGTAATGGGAAATGATGTGTATATCGATATGACCGCGCATTCACCGGCAATGCACGAAAAGAAGAAATTAGAAGCTGCCATGAAACAGGCATTCGCTTCTGAATTTGGAGAGGAAATCGTTTTGAAATTAAAAATTGCTTCTCCGGAACCTTCCGAAATTCAGCAAAGTCAAATCAAAGGAAAACAGATTAAAGGAATCCAGAATATTATCGCCATTGCTTCAGGTAAAGGTGGTGTTGGAAAATCTACAGTTGCCGCGAATATTGCTGTGACTTTAGCAAAAATGGGTTTCAAAGTTGGGATTTTAGATGCCGATATTTACGGACCTTCAGTTCCGACCATGTTTGATACAGAAGGTGCAAAACCAATCTCTGTCGAAATCGACGGTAAAAGTTTGATGAAACCAGTGGAGAATTACGGCGTGAAAATGTTGTCTATCGGATATTTCTCCGGAGCAAATCAAGCGGTCGTTTGGAGAGGTCCAATGGCTTCAAAAGCTTTGAACCAAATGATTCGTGATGCTGCTTGGGGAGAATTAGATTTCCTTCTAATTGATTTACCTCCAGGAACTGGTGATATTCACTTGTCAATTATTCAGGAAGTTCCGGTAACGGGAGCGGTGATTGTAAGTACACCACAGCATGTTGCCCTTGCCGATGTTAAAAAAGGAATCGCAATGTTCCAGATGGAAAGCATTAATATTCCAGTTTTAGGTTTAATCGAAAATATGGCGTATTTTACCCCTGAAGAATTACCAGATAATAAATATTATATTTTCGGAAATCAAGGAGCTCAATATTTAGCAGAAGATTTAGGAATTCCTGTTTTAGGAGAAATTCCTTTAATTCAAAGTATCCGTGAAGCGGGCGATGTTGGACGACCAGCCGCTTTGCAGGAAGGATCTTTAATTGCTGACATCTATATGAAGACCACTCAGAATATGATTGAAAGTTTGGTCGAAAGAAATAAAAATCTTCCAGCAACGGAAGCGGTAAAAATCACAACCATGGCAGGTTGTTCTCCTAAAAAATAG
- a CDS encoding NifU family protein, with translation MNKEIKHEETVTKVMDALESIRPFLNKDGGDIELIDVQGQTVLVKLIGNCNGCPMSFSTMKLGVETTVKQYAPEILEVLAVE, from the coding sequence ATGAACAAAGAAATAAAACACGAAGAAACAGTAACCAAAGTAATGGATGCGCTTGAAAGTATCAGACCGTTTTTAAATAAAGATGGTGGCGATATCGAACTCATCGATGTGCAGGGTCAAACTGTTTTGGTCAAACTTATCGGGAACTGCAATGGCTGTCCCATGAGTTTTTCTACCATGAAGTTGGGAGTGGAAACCACGGTGAAACAATATGCTCCAGAAATTCTGGAAGTGTTGGCCGTGGAGTAG
- a CDS encoding nucleotide pyrophosphohydrolase produces MEITKLQEEVDEWIKNIGVRYFNELTNMAMLTEEVGEVARIIARRYGEQSEKESDKTKDLGEELADVLFVTLCLANQTGTNLQEAFDRKMKVKTDRDKDRHQNNEKLK; encoded by the coding sequence ATGGAAATCACAAAACTTCAGGAAGAGGTTGACGAATGGATTAAAAATATAGGCGTTCGGTATTTTAACGAACTCACGAATATGGCGATGCTTACTGAGGAAGTTGGTGAAGTAGCCCGAATTATCGCCAGAAGATATGGCGAACAAAGTGAAAAGGAATCTGACAAAACGAAAGACCTTGGTGAAGAATTAGCTGATGTTTTATTTGTTACTTTATGTTTGGCAAATCAGACGGGAACGAACTTGCAGGAAGCGTTTGACCGAAAAATGAAAGTAAAAACGGACCGCGACAAAGACCGTCATCAGAATAATGAGAAATTGAAATAA
- a CDS encoding SDR family oxidoreductase, with translation MTILITGTSAGIGFTLAEYLGKKGHTVFGLSRKNIESNYFKTIPTDITDNAQVQNAIAKVLKTETRIDVLINNAGMGMVGAVEDSTQEEILKLFNLNLVGSVQMMTAVLPKMREQKLGKIINISSIGSEMGLPFRGFYSASKSALDKVTEAIRYEVSLWNIQVCTLHLGDIKTNIAENRVKTKVSEPYQKTFNKVYAIMNSHVDDGTEPIEVAEYIEKLLAKKSWKAHFYFGKFGQKIGIPLKWILPQNLYENLMRKYNHMD, from the coding sequence ATGACAATACTTATCACCGGAACTTCTGCCGGAATTGGTTTTACTTTGGCTGAATATCTCGGCAAAAAAGGACATACCGTTTTCGGCTTAAGCAGAAAAAATATAGAATCCAATTATTTCAAAACGATTCCGACCGACATTACAGATAATGCTCAAGTTCAAAATGCTATTGCCAAAGTTTTAAAGACTGAAACTAGAATCGACGTGCTGATTAACAACGCTGGAATGGGAATGGTTGGCGCAGTGGAAGATTCCACTCAAGAGGAAATTCTAAAATTATTTAATTTAAATCTCGTTGGTTCTGTACAAATGATGACCGCTGTGCTGCCTAAAATGCGCGAACAGAAATTAGGAAAGATCATTAACATTTCAAGTATCGGCAGTGAAATGGGACTTCCGTTTCGTGGATTTTATTCAGCGTCGAAATCAGCTTTAGATAAAGTGACAGAAGCAATTCGTTATGAAGTTTCTCTCTGGAATATTCAGGTTTGCACTTTACATTTAGGCGACATTAAAACCAATATTGCTGAAAATAGAGTAAAAACTAAGGTTTCTGAACCGTATCAAAAAACCTTTAACAAAGTATATGCGATAATGAATTCTCACGTCGATGACGGAACAGAACCAATCGAAGTCGCAGAATACATTGAAAAATTGTTAGCTAAAAAATCCTGGAAAGCTCATTTTTACTTCGGAAAATTCGGACAGAAAATTGGCATTCCCTTGAAATGGATTTTGCCCCAAAATCTTTATGAAAACTTGATGAGGAAATATAATCATATGGATTAA
- a CDS encoding 5'-nucleotidase, lipoprotein e(P4) family translates to MKTLKITAVSILMVFMTSCKVVVNTSPDQTAGNSKQSLHNISLNGKVFSAVWQQNAGEFRALCYQAFNLAQLRIDENLKKPSKRPLAIITDIDETFLDNSPYAVTEAEQGKDYDAKTWMNWTSKGEAKAYPGSLNFFNYAASKKITIFYISNRAESDRIGTLKNLKDLGFPNADDAHLLLRGTTSDKEARRLEVLKNYDVIIYMGDNLADFSKIFNKKPQTERNELVDQNSNEFGKRFIMLPNSGYGDWESALKGYNNQLTPAEKDKVMLENLRGY, encoded by the coding sequence ATGAAAACTTTAAAAATAACTGCCGTCTCCATTTTAATGGTCTTTATGACTTCTTGTAAAGTTGTTGTCAATACTTCACCGGATCAAACAGCTGGGAATTCAAAGCAATCGCTCCATAATATTTCGTTAAATGGAAAAGTTTTCTCGGCAGTTTGGCAACAAAATGCTGGTGAATTTCGTGCTTTGTGCTATCAAGCGTTTAATCTTGCTCAGTTGAGAATTGATGAGAATTTAAAAAAACCATCAAAAAGACCTTTAGCTATTATTACAGACATCGACGAAACTTTTTTAGACAATTCGCCGTACGCCGTGACAGAAGCTGAACAAGGAAAAGATTACGATGCAAAAACCTGGATGAACTGGACCTCAAAAGGTGAAGCAAAAGCATATCCCGGCTCGCTGAATTTCTTTAATTATGCTGCTTCAAAAAAGATAACGATTTTTTATATTTCAAATCGTGCTGAATCGGATAGAATTGGAACCCTTAAAAATCTTAAAGATTTAGGATTTCCAAATGCTGATGACGCTCATCTACTATTGAGAGGTACCACTTCTGATAAAGAAGCACGACGTTTAGAAGTTTTAAAAAATTACGATGTCATTATTTATATGGGTGATAATTTAGCAGATTTTTCAAAAATATTTAATAAAAAACCACAAACTGAGCGCAACGAACTGGTTGATCAAAATTCTAATGAATTTGGAAAACGTTTTATTATGTTGCCAAATTCAGGTTATGGAGATTGGGAATCGGCGTTGAAAGGATATAATAATCAATTAACACCTGCAGAAAAAGACAAAGTGATGTTGGAAAATCTGCGCGGATATTAA
- a CDS encoding BadF/BadG/BcrA/BcrD ATPase family protein, translating to MIAIIDGGSTKCDWVILENSGKPHLKTTTLGFNPNIINPDFIGQEIDRNQDLFFVKNHIEKVFFYGSGCGTAQNVKRVENEFIKAFPQAEVRIKEDMTAAAYAAYTGKPAIVCILGTGSNSCFFDGEKIRIDLPSLGFLIGDEGSGSALGKHLLRRFFMKKLPADLERDFIKTYNLTIEEAIKMMYHNPRANAYLGEFNKFIAEHKAHPYFQNMVFDEMKNFLDYQVLPYPESGEIEINFIGYIAYIYEDILRAAAAELNLTIGKVVQKPIESLVDYHKKYILNLD from the coding sequence ATGATTGCCATAATAGACGGCGGTTCGACCAAATGTGATTGGGTGATCCTGGAGAATTCGGGAAAACCTCATTTGAAGACAACAACTTTAGGGTTTAATCCCAATATTATAAATCCTGATTTTATTGGTCAGGAAATTGACAGAAACCAAGACTTATTTTTTGTGAAAAATCACATCGAAAAAGTATTTTTTTACGGTTCAGGTTGCGGTACAGCACAAAATGTAAAAAGAGTAGAAAATGAGTTTATAAAAGCTTTTCCTCAAGCAGAAGTTCGGATTAAAGAAGATATGACCGCTGCGGCTTATGCAGCCTACACTGGGAAACCGGCGATTGTTTGTATTTTGGGAACGGGTTCTAATTCCTGCTTTTTTGATGGTGAAAAGATCAGAATAGATTTACCTTCACTCGGTTTCCTGATCGGTGACGAAGGCAGCGGAAGCGCTTTAGGAAAGCATTTACTGCGTCGTTTTTTTATGAAGAAACTCCCAGCGGATTTGGAACGTGATTTTATTAAAACGTATAATCTGACTATTGAAGAGGCCATCAAAATGATGTATCATAATCCGAGAGCCAATGCGTACTTGGGAGAATTCAATAAATTTATTGCCGAACATAAAGCTCATCCTTATTTTCAAAATATGGTTTTCGATGAAATGAAAAACTTCCTTGATTACCAAGTTCTTCCTTATCCCGAATCGGGTGAAATCGAAATTAATTTCATCGGTTACATCGCATATATTTACGAAGATATTTTACGAGCAGCTGCGGCAGAACTTAATTTAACCATTGGAAAAGTAGTTCAAAAACCAATAGAAAGTTTGGTCGATTATCATAAGAAATACATCTTAAACCTCGACTAA